DNA from Onychomys torridus chromosome 1, mOncTor1.1, whole genome shotgun sequence:
acacacacacatagacagagagagagagagagagagagagagagagagagagaaatggcctCGATGCTAAAAACACTTGCTACACAGCCCTGATAATCTAATTctcaaagctgtcttctgatccACATGTaagatgtggtacatacacacctgcatccacacacacatcatatatacaaaaaaccccacaacacacacatcctCAAAGGTCTATCCAAGGAAAAGCTCTTAGGGCCTGAgaacatagctcagtggcagaacatttGCCTACCACATACAAAGACCTAGGCTGAATCTCACAATATCCAAGAGAAAAGGACACCAGAGTAAGGGGTTCGAGGGCTTATAGAAATGCTGCTGCCTCCTGTTTAAAGATGGAAAAGGCGTAAAAAGAAACCCACATACTCCATAGAGCAGGGAGTCTCCAACCTGGGTATGCATCAGTCTACCTGGAGAGCCTGACACAACACAGACCAGCTTCTATTGAACAAACCTGAGGTAGCATCCAGGATAGGGCAGTTGCTGCAGGTCTTGGGACCACACAGGATCTATTGACTGACTCTAGACCATGTACTACTTAACAGCTGGACCCTAGTTGGCTCCCAGTGTCTTTTTGCTCTGTGGATAACCATTAGAACTTCACTTCCGGGAATTATTCCACTACTTGCTTATATAAGCTTGTCCTGGGCACTTTATTAGTTTCATTAAATTGATCCCAATCACAGATGTCCATGCTAAGGTGGTTTTTCCTGGTTGTAAATGAAcaatttcatcttttttgttttgttttgtttttcaagatagggtttctctgtgtagctttgagcctttcctggaacttgctttggagaccaggctggcctcgaactcatagagatccgcctgcctccgcctcctgagtgctgggattaaaggtgtgtgccaccaccgcctggcccaattTCATCATTGTGGGGGAAGCAGATTACTCACAGAAACTTTGCTTAAGCAAAACGGACCAATTAGTCATGCATATGCAAAGGAAATAAACGAGTAAACCCTGAGAGGATCTGCCCAGGGCACAAGTGTCTGTTCCCAACCTTAAGACCCAGGTCTCCCTAAGAACTTTCAGTTACTGGAGCCAGAGGCCAAGGCAAACGGCAGACCCAGCCAGGCCAACGTGCCAAGTCTGTGGACGTCCTCTCCAAGTCCTCTCTGCGCTCTGTTTGGTCGGTAGCTCCGGAGGTCCTCTGTCAAACCCCAGCTACTCACTGTCTGTTCACCAGCCACGTTCATTGAGAAAAACAGGTGTCCGTTATAATTAGCTGTCTCAAACTGCCAAACAGCGCAGATCCCTACAcctgtttaaaaaggaaagtgtaAAAGAACCACTACTCAGCCATTAACTGATGCTCCCCAAATTATAAAGATCACAGGggctgagagacagacagaccacacacacacacacacacacacacacacacacacacacacacacacacacaattttgcaTTCTTACCAAgaactcagaaaaagaaaggccaAACTTTAAACTACCAAAAAAAGGgcttgttgtgattttttttttcctggtaacGCTTGAAAGCCTGTTTTGTCCCATGTCCTTGGCTGACTGTCATAGATAATGGCTTTTGTTTGGGGAACTtagctgtttttcctttttctccttagCATTCCTAAGAAGGCTCTTGACATCTCAGGTCAGAAAGGACTGTCTGCTTTAAACTGGATTTACAAACCTTGACCTGGGAAGTCAGAAGGACCCAGGGATAGACTGGAAGTTAATAGTAGGGAAGTTTAatttacatattaaaaagaaaagtgaaaggaGGCCATTCTGATTTTATTCCTGGAACCAGTAACTCTGCTGACCTCATTACACCCTATTATGAAATAGGTTGATgtacttctttttaaagaaaaaaaaaaatcagggactatttaaaagagaagttTGGCAACTAACACACTGGAAGAAAGTTACAATGTCCAAGACCTGTcccatggccacacacacacacacacacacacacacacacacacacacacacacacggacatggACCAACAGTGCTGTGTGCTCCTCACACTGGCTCTCATTTCAAGACACCCGCTGTTGGACAAACGCCGAGCCTCATAAACGAAAGAGAAAAAAGTGTCACTTTTCTTCAGGTCAGAGATTTTTAACATTACATGCTGAAACCTTTAAATACACACAAGCATCGAGAGCACGCATTATTTATCTATGAGAAAGAGCAGTGTCAAATTTAACTTGGAGACTAGCTGGTTAACATCATGCAAGGAGATAggacaagttcttttttttttttttctttaggcatgcataatttttaaaactacttctTTAGGGAGTGAGTCCAAGAATAAGTTGgcaattcttttttcttaattaccaAATTCACAGGTTTCTGACTCTTATTTCCTTTGAGTTTATTCTGTGATCTGCAGACTGAAGAAACTATACAAAATTTAGATTCTATCATTATTTGTGTAAATCCAATAAATAGTAAGAATTTCCATATGCACTTAGGATTTCCTTGGGTACCTCCTCCCATATCTCCCTGAAGCTGATCTAGACTAAACTTTACCACAGAGCAGGGGATGAATCCACTCAGGGTTACACTCTTTTATCTTGATAGAGAAAATGTCTGCTCTGttgatcatttttaaaattcctaaTGAGTATTTCTTGTTtgaggcctcaaactcatggcaatgcTACTGTTTCAGCTTCCTAAGTGGTGGAATTACCCGTGTaagccaccatggccagctttcCCTGACCACTGTAAATGAAATGGATCCACCCTCTTACTTTAACATTCTTCTGAGAGTGTGAGAGAGGGTAATTTTACAAGTTAAGTTTCATATTCCTGTAGCCATTCAAGCAAGTCAATCAGTATGACTCTCTTCATGCTGACACTTTGCAGTGAAAACTTTTCAGATTTGTGGGCACCGCCGAAGTTTAAGCACAAGAAAGCCCAAGGAAAATGTAAATGATACACTTATAGCCTGGAGGAACCCTTTTGCCCACATGGCTCTTCCAGGCTTCAAGGCTGTAAGTAAATTTGTCATTCTTTAAATAATGAAACTATTAACAGTGTCTTCAGCTAACTATACCCTCCTTTACAACCCCCGTCCCCAGTTCCTTTATAGGTCTACAGAAAAGACAAACCACATGGCATAATTTCAATCAACAAAGTATTCTTTCAGTACACCACCAACCATTTGGATCAAGGTCACAAAAACAAGCCCTCTGCCGGCAATAATGCTCTCTAGAAAGTTCTTACACTCTCCAGGAGGCATCCTTCTCTACCTCACAGCCTAGAAGAACCTAAAGCCATAGAGATTTCTGAGTAAGGCCTAGCCTCCTCACTAAAGATGCTAAACGTGCTCAGTTGATACACAGTGCTGTTGAGTCCCACGCAGAAATCCTGTGAACTGCCAAGGCTGTAACCCACACAGGATTAGGAAGTGCTTTCATCTGAGAATGGCAGGCAGAGCACCAAATCAGACTGCAGCCAGTCTGAACCGTGGCTCATGGTGATAGAAAGATGAATGAGGACAAAGACAGCTAAACGACTTTCCAGCAAAACTAGAAGACAAAACCCCCACGAACAGCCCACCCCCAAACACTGCATAATCCAATCACATGTCACCTGCCTTTAAAAATAGATCACATACATTTGTCTTCCTGGGGTGCTAGAATGCTCAGAAGAGTGAGTAAGTCTTGAGGGGAAAAGTGGAAAAGGTTGGGCACTGGGGATCCACTTGCCAACTGAAGCAAACCTTTCCCCCACAGCCCCTTCCCACAGATGTCCACCGGCAGCAGTTAGTGAGAACAGAGCAACTGCGAAAAGCCATCTGAGAAACATAAcaatttaataaatgaaataaatactccAGTACATGCAGGGTAAAAACTTGACATTGGGGGAGAAAAATCACTCTATagtgtaaattaaaaaataaaacacacgcTCACAGTAGCTTTCCCCCCCCACTTGCAAATCACATGGCAAAGTCATACTCTTACACACCATGTATACTCTAATTCAACAAAAATAACGACATACAAAAAGGTAGCTACATCCATGTCTAATGAGTGAAAACTGAGGTAacctttcttttaattaaaaagaagaaagaaatgaacccATGACCTCTTTCCTGCCCAATTAGTAACTGagttgaggggctggagtgtgtaAGGGTAATCCTGCAGCCAGCAGACTACCTACCCATCTTTTGCATCTGAGTCCCTACAGTGGGCTGGTAGATACCTGGGCCCTCTGCGTACATGTGTGCGTGGCCCTGCGTTCTGGAAAATTCCTCTTGAGCATTTAACATGGaggaaggggtggtggtggtggggtcaccTATGATTTCTTTGGTATAAATGGAGAGGGGAGAAGTAAGTGTCTTCCTTTAGCCTGGGGTGGACAACGGGTATGGGGAATGGAGTAGGGTGCTAATTCACAGAATTGGAATTCACTGGCGGTAAAGTCCTGGGTGAAGACCTTTCCCTTAAAGCCTGAGATAGCAGGGTGCAGCCTTCCGACACGGCGCAGGCTGAGTTCCTCAGCCTCTCCCTGTGGTCCGACATCTTGGCGCCCCCATCGGGGTGCTGCGCCAGATCCCTGAGGCACTGGGTCAAGAGCACGCAGGCCGACACCACGCTCATGGCGCCACCCAGGATGGCGGTCTGCACCGCCTTGCCTTCAGCGCTCACGGCCGCTGCGCGACCCAGGAATTGAGGCTCAGTGGCGAAGCCCACCAGAGCGCTCACAGCCTGCACCAAGGGCCCGCTGAAGAGTGCGCAGCGGCTGCGGGCCAGCTCGCTGGGCGCCGCCTTGACCTCGCGCACGCATGCCAGCAGGGCGGAGGCGCTGGTGCTCATGCACTTGACGCCCAGCTTGAACTGCTCGCGCGAAAACCGGTCCCGTGACTTGTCACTGGCCAGGGCGCACGCGTCCGTCAGGAACTTGAGGTTGCGAGACAGGCCCTGCGACACCTCCAGCAGCAGCTGTGGGGTCATGTCGGCCAGCGGGGTGGCTCGAAGCACAGCGCAGCCCTGCTCCACCTCGTGGCGGCAGCGTGTCACACGGTAGCGGTCCACAAGGCCAGGCTGTGCAGGTTGAGCGCCCGGCGTGGCCACGGCCGCCAGGTAGGCCGCGTGCGCAGAACACTCGGTCAGCGACACCACCAGGTCGCCCAGTTCCACCAGACTGTCCCCTGCCTCTCCGAAGCGGCCCATGTTGAGCTGGCTCTGCACGTCGTGGGTGAGGATGGACAGCCCCTTGGTGCGCGCGATGATGGTGTCCCGGCACTGCTCGAAGGACTCGGCGCCAGCGCCAGGGGAGGCGGGGCCTTCGAAGAGCACCGGCCGCGCCTCACtagacagcagcagcaggtcGGCCACCAGCTGCATCTTGCCCTTGCAGTGATCACAGATAGACACCAGCCTCTTCCGTGGCTGTGAGCTGGCCCCGCCGACGGCGCTCCCAGGAGCCGGAGAAGCCGCCTCGCCAGTGGGTTTCCCGGCGCTGCCGCTAGCCATCGCGCCCAGGGGGCACTGGCATGCCGCTGGGGAGCCCGCTACCACCGCCGCCGCGACTCAGCTGGCCAGGGCCGCGCTGCTTTCCGCGCACCATCATGCCACCCACCGCGGCGGGCACAGAGATCGGGGTGGCGGCGGCCGGGGGATGGGGTGGTGGCGGGCGTCGCGGGGCGGGCCCAAGCCCGCGCGGCAAGCTCTTCGGGGCGCTGTGCACGCTCGCTGGAACCGTGAGCTGGGGCACGGCGGACTCCTAGTCCGCGCCCCTCGCCACGAGCCTACCAGAAAAGTCCCCGCTGCCGGGCTGTCGCCGCCTTCCTGGGCATGGCCGGCCGGGCCGCCGGAGCGGAGAGGGCGGGACGGGGAGGCTGGGagttgtccttccttccttccttccttcctttgaaatCAAAATCCTCTGCTCCTGGAGGAGCGCGGGCGGCGGCCCCGGCAGGCTTTGCTGTCAGCCGCGGCGCTGCGGCGATCGGGCTCCGCGGCGCACGTGGGCTTCAGGCGCGCCGACCCCGCCAGGCGGCACCGGCCGGCGACGGCGGCCGGAGCAGACGACCGGGGGCGAGCGGCCGCATCTCCTGCTCCGGCTCTTTGGGCGCTGGGCGGCCGCAGGGCCGAGGGCGTGGCTGGCTCTGTGGCGGCAGAGCGTAGTCAGTCGGGCGGGAGGCTGCAACACAGGGCGCTGGGCGGCCGCGCCTTCCCGCCTGGCCGTTCAGAGTGCGCGGCCCGGCGCCGCGGCGGCACGCCGTCCCCTCCTGAATGGCCCGCGCCCGGCGCCCGGCTGTCGTGGCGACTCCATCCCTGTTCCCCCGCAGAACCCACGGGCCCCGCGCATCCGACGCCCCGGGGTAGTCGGCTCAGAAGGTGCGCGCGGCTCCTCGGCGGCCGACCGGGGCCCCGACTCCTGCCATGTTTGTCAACCAGCAACTTCCGAGCGACCTCCGAGCAACTGAAAGGAAGGGCGGAGACCGCAGGCCAGGGGACACCCGCCTGCCCGCGCGCGGCTGCGGCTTTCGCCTCCTCGCGTCCGCCTCGCCCCCGGCTCGCCGCCGCCACCTCGGCCGTAACCTCCCCGGAGCCTATAGGAATCTTTTGTGTGGCGTCACCGCCTTTCGTTTAAATCCCGCTTCCTCCTCTTGCCCTTCCTCCCGCCCCCTCCGCCGATCCCGGATGCTTGCGCGATGCGCTGCTCCTCCCCCGGGAAGCTGGGGGCCGTGGGAGGACGCCGCGCCCAGCCCCGACGCTGCGGCCCTGGGGCCGGTGGTCCCTGAGTCCAGAGAGGCTGGGAAGCGCGTGTGGTGGGGCAGGCCCGCCCTCGCTCCGCTCCCTGGCGCTGCGCACACCCTGGGGACACCGGGGCGCAGCCGCGAGTGGCCTTACGTAAGCTCTCAGCCAGCCCCGGGTTTTGGTGCTTCCTCCCCGCCGAGGGAGTGAGTGTAAAAGGTGATCTGTTTTGCTTTCTTGAGGAGGAGGCTACTCACTCTCCCCTgtttttacccccccccccccattcccgtTCGAACCTCTGAGATTCAATGACTTTTCAAAGCCCTCCCCGCCCTTTGTTGTTGTTCGACCCTCTCCTATGCTTAGGTCTCTGAGAAGCGGTAAAAAGAACTGGAGTGCTGGTCCTGCTCAAGTCCCTCACAGCGAGTGGGGCGCAGAGACAGACGCAGCCGATCAGgagttgtgtgaccttgggcaacttCTCTCTCCAAGTCAGGTAGTGTATGGTGACCGGGTTCCAGCTGGCTAGAATTAGTATGTGCCTTGATCAGCCGTTCGCCCTTTTCCTGGCTCCATCTATATAATGGAATAATAGCAGCCATTGTTAAGTAACGAGCCTGTCTCTGGAGGTAAACACTGTTATCTCGGGGTTACAGGCTGGGAAACTGGTGGCCCAGATGGCTCCCTGCCCCATATCTAGGGATTAAAGCTAGAGCCTTAAATTACTGtagttttattaattaatttaacttttatCTATTAATTTTGGAAACAGGATCTGATTAAATTgctcaggatggctttgaacttctgatccttctcctTCAGCTTCTCAAGTAGTTGGGATGAAAGTCCTGTGCCATCGGGCCCTATGGCGAGGTGAACTAAGTGACTTCTTAAGCTCCTGACCACAGCAGGTGGTTAGAAGAGGTGGCTCTCCACCCCCATCGGCCACCCCATTTCTTCCTTCAGGTCTTGTCTGCAGGAAATGCCTGGAACACCTGGGCCTGCTCCCAGCAAAGCACTCTCCTCTGAACAGTCATGAAGCCTTCTGCCGGTGCCCAGCACAGCACAGCTGGGTGTGCTCAGCAATGGAAATGtttgttcctctgtctcttcctagGACCTCCACAGCCAgttataaatgttatttataagTTGGGTGACCTTCAGATTTATTGTCCAAGCCCCAGTAGTTTACAGAGTGAACTGAGACAAGTTATTAATAAGTTAATGAGGAACAACAGATACAAACCTGGATGGAGAGTCATCCTACTCATAACCCAAAAAAATGCCCTTACAGATCGTCTAGATTCTAGGTGAACCGACTTTCTCTAAACTGAAGCCAGTAAAACCAATGGCTCCCCAAACAAGTGATTCTGTAGGGTACTCCTTCATATTTTTCTACAAGGGAAAAGCAGAGCAGATCCTTTCTATGGTAACCCATGAATAGCAGTGAGTCTAAGGAACAGTTTCCCTAGCTCTAAAACATTGAGAAAGGGGCCAGTAAAATGGCTTAGCAGTGAAGGTACCTTCCAGGAAGCCCAACAACTTGATAATTAGTCACTTGGACCTGCATGGAGAAAGAGAATCGTCTCctccaaattgtcctctggccactCCACAGTGGCATTCACACAAATtcgtacacacacactaaatatatgaataaaaattcataacatttaaaaagccaaagagaaatcAAACCTTTTCCCCTGTGCTCACTTTATTCCAGGAAGCTGTGGGATCAGAGTATTTTCCCAAACATAGTTGTTGCCCCTAGAGTCCAAGttcccttttcttctgttgttcCTAGAGCCTCTTGTCCCCAGTATATGGTACATAGACTGCCCCCACTTGGTTTGCATCATGGAATTGTGCTTAGCTGTGCAATTTGGTGGACTAAATTTTTGGCCTTCCCGGCTTCAATTTTCAGATAGTGCTGCTCTTCCTAAAGTGATCTTACCAGGTTCCACCTTCACCTGCCTTTTgggttctgtttttccttctacCATTGTTTACTCATGGTATCTACCATGTGCCAGCCCCTGTTCAAGGCACTGTGCTTACGTAATAGATTGTAATAGGCAGCCTCTGCTTATGAAGATTAGAGTCCAGGAAGGGCAGGTTCACAAGCAAGGCCCCCAGTTACTGTTTGTACAGTGAAAGCTCAGAACAAAATGGGCATCAGATCGAGTACGGCATACCAATTTTTTTGGTCAAGTTGGGCAGACTTATTTTTGGTGCATTCTGACCAATGCTAGGGAAGTAGAGGTGACCTGCAGACCAAAGCAGTGGGAACCAAACCTAAAATGTCCTGCTCTTTCTCGCCATACTGTAACTGTGCAGAAACTGTGCCCAGCAACATCTGTCTTCAGAAATGTTTCATCTTCCGTGACGCTCAACCTGTGAAATAGCATCTCTCTAGTTTCTCTCCCAGTCCCTGGTCATCACCCACTTCTTCCCTGAGCTTGATTATTTGAGGTACTCTGTTCTTTTGTGCCTGTCTTATTTCACTAAGCACAATGTCATTAAGGTTAGTCAAGGCTATAATGGGTCAGAATTTCCTTTTTAGGGGAAATAATATTCACCTGTACATTCTTTGGACATTCATTCCCAAGTTTCATGTTACATCCCAGAATTTGTGGGCTAGCAACCAAGCTGTCTGTGGTACACAGTGCCACCTAGTGGACAGTAAGGAGCAGCGTTGTTGGCCATAGTCTTCCTTTGGAGCTGTTTCTTGGTTTTATGTTTGTGCTCCCAGACAATGATATCAACTGATCTTTCTTACACATTTGCAGACATCACAGTTCATTCTCTTCCTTTGAGTACCACTCATGGCCAGGTGTTGTGGCAAACactagcccttgggaggtagaggcaggagaatcaggagttcaaggtcatctgcagCTGTGTAGGGAGTTTAAAGCAAACCTGGGCTAGGTGAAACTTCGCCTAAAAACAGCAAATAACACCTCTCCTGGGGAAGAACAATTTACAGCTGAAGAATGTGGCCCTATCCCTTTTTTCATCATAGTTGATGTGTAAGAGACCCTCACTGGCTAGGGTTGCAGAATCACTATGGAATAGACCACCCTTCCTACTTGGTGTATTCTCTAGCTCTCTGGCACATTGTGATCCTGTCCAGTAGCACACCTGGGCAAAACATTGGCCTTCACTCCCTCATCGTCCCTGTTGCTTCTCCTGTAGTGAGCAAGGAAGCTGTGAACAGGCCCAGTGATCCATTGGCAGGAATGCCTGGGCATTCAGCTTCCAGTATCTAAGAGTAGGGGATTCCTCCAAGTGTTTCCCAGGGTACCCTGTATGGATAAAACTGCGTGCACAGGCCAacaattgtagcatgaatcttaaagagtcttattaataaaaacaaacctggagccaggtattggggtgaatgctggaagatcagagaagcagaacaagcaacagccacctcacctcaccagttcctcagctgatcctgtttcctcagactggaagtctctgtgtcctcatcctaatggatcttagctgaactgctgctaaaagcttaaccaggcctagttcctcgtcctcacgccttaaatgcctttctgctttctgccatcacttcctgggattaaaggctcacttcctgggattaaaggcgtgagttaccatccctggctgcttccagtgtggctttaaactcacagagatctgggtggatctctgcctcccaagtgataggattaaaggaatgtgtgccaccattttctggcctctgtatgtagtggctgtctgttctctgaccccagataagtttattagggtacacaatattttggggaacacaatatcaccacaaataattTCATAGCCCATTCCTCTACTGGCCACCAAGAGAAAAGATGAATCCTAGGATTTAGGGACCACAGGCAGCTAACACTAACTATTCCTGGCCAGGATACCTGGTGGTTAGTACCCATAGATTAAGCCGGGCTGTTGCCGCCTCACACAGAGCCTCTCTGGACCTTTAGATACCCTTGGGTATATCTGCCCCATGTTTCTGCTATGCTGTCTCACCAGTGTGGGTGAGGCCATCGCCATGCTGTTTGGGACTAGAGGCCTAGCTCCCTCAACAACCCTGTCAAGCTATGAAGAATGGAGTTGGTATCTATTCTCTTCCACATCTGATGCCTTGCATAGTTATCAGCCAGTGTTGATGGCATTCATTTGTCAGGCCTTCTCTCAATTTGTCTGTTAAAGGGTTAGTGTTTGGCATTATTGACCTACCCACCAGGTCCTAGGCCTAATTGACTGTACCATTCAATTTCTCAAATGTTTTGGATATTGTTCAAGCAGTTTCAAGTAGTGCTAGGAAGGTACCATCTACCTCCTTTCCTGTGGAGAACAGAGGCCGGCATGAGCCCAGGCTCATACTCTCATTAAACCCAAGATGCTCTTGGAGGTGGGGTGAGTATGCACCACAGAGCCTGGCCCCTTATTTAGGCCATGAACACAATCTCACTTCTGTCTCCTTGTacctggaagtttctccagttctacccagccccatggtccacagctgtatggtgatattttattcgtactgaaatatgattttatttgtatgttaataaataaagttgcctgggggtcagagctaatagcaagccatagcagaagctgggcagtggtggcgcacgcttttaatcccagcacttgggaggcagagccaggcaggatctctgtgtgttcaaggatacagccagcatggtgacacacgcctttaatctcaataccaaccatagaagacctggaggtctgtatagacaggcagtgatgaggaggtcatgtggttgggtttacaaccaatgagaaggcagaacagaaagtcaataaaaggacagacacacaggaagtaggtctctttgctgaggggaaggacagcagcagcagtgagggtaagaaagggtttttagctctcagctattgctctgatctcttgggcttttaactctgcatttgcctctgtgtttctattttaataagactgttcatctacagagccgcttataaaataatcactcagaggcttatattaattacaaactgtatggccaatggcttgagtttcttgctagctagttccatcatcttaaactaacccatttctattaatctatgttttgccacatggctgtggtattaccagtctgctggcatgttgttctttGGGTGATGGGCCGGCGTCTCTCCcgcttctcctttcttcttcctgtctttccaactagctataacctgacttgccataggccagaacaCCTTCTTTGTTAACCAAtcataacaacacatattcacagcacacagaaagaccacCCCACACAGCAGCCACTCTTCTCCAGTTCTATGTTGCTCTGGGTCAGACCTGGTTTGGATTCCAGTGCAATCTGAGTGCTCTTGGCTCCAGATTTTGCAATCTATTTCTGTATTGCTCCTAGTGTTACTATGCCGAAAGCCTCACTGGCTAACCCAAAAGATACCATGCATGGTAGAAGAAAGACATCAGGGAAGAATGTGTCCTGCATTCCTGGACCCAGATTTTTGTCTACATGGTTATATTAGCTATTTGACCACAGTTGAATGATTCTGAAATCAAGACAAAtacaggggctgggggtggggagatggtttagtgaGTAAAGTACTTGCAGGGCAAATGTGGGTCAGCCGTCAAGGAGACAGAAACTGGAATCTTCATAGTAAACCGACTGGCCAGCCTAGCAGAATGGCAAAGTCCAGGTTTGAAGAAAAGACCCTGCCTCCGTGTATAAGGTAGGAAGTGATGGAGACACTAGAtgttaacctctggccttcacatgaaaacaacacacatacacacacacacacacacacacacacacacacacacacacacacacgagcacacacgcacgaagaagaagaagaagaagaagaagaagaagaagaagaagaagaagaagaagaagaagaagaacaaacaCTTATCATGGCATGATCCCTGTGGCCCCTCCTAGAATCTATGTAAAATTCATGGTAGATGGCTTCTCTCCTTTGCTAGTGTAAAGCCTCTGATACAATACAGAGGACTACAGGTTcaccttcctgtgtgtctcaccTGCCTAACAAGCCATTGGTAAATAAGTCC
Protein-coding regions in this window:
- the Tlnrd1 gene encoding talin rod domain-containing protein 1 codes for the protein MASGSAGKPTGEAASPAPGSAVGGASSQPRKRLVSICDHCKGKMQLVADLLLLSSEARPVLFEGPASPGAGAESFEQCRDTIIARTKGLSILTHDVQSQLNMGRFGEAGDSLVELGDLVVSLTECSAHAAYLAAVATPGAQPAQPGLVDRYRVTRCRHEVEQGCAVLRATPLADMTPQLLLEVSQGLSRNLKFLTDACALASDKSRDRFSREQFKLGVKCMSTSASALLACVREVKAAPSELARSRCALFSGPLVQAVSALVGFATEPQFLGRAAAVSAEGKAVQTAILGGAMSVVSACVLLTQCLRDLAQHPDGGAKMSDHRERLRNSACAVSEGCTLLSQALRERSSPRTLPPVNSNSVN